The following proteins come from a genomic window of Cronobacter muytjensii ATCC 51329:
- the maeB gene encoding NADP-dependent oxaloacetate-decarboxylating malate dehydrogenase, giving the protein MDEQLKQSALDFHEFPVPGKIQVSPTKPLATQRDLALAYSPGVAAPCLEIAADPLAAHKYTARGNLVAVISNGTAVLGLGNIGALAGKPVMEGKGVLFKKFAGIDVFDIEIDEHDPDKVIDVVAALEPTFGGINLEDIKAPECFYIEQKLRERMNIPVFHDDQHGTAIICTAAVLNGLRVVQKNISDVRLVVSGAGASAIACMNLLVALGMQKHNIVVCDSKGVIYKGREENMAETKAAYAIDDNGKRTLGEVIEGADIFLGCSGPKVLTQEMVKQMAASPLILALANPEPEIMPPLAKEVRPDAIICTGRSDFPNQVNNVLCFPFIFRGALDVGATAINEEMKLAAVHAIAELAHAEQSEVVASAYEDQELSFGPDYIIPKPFDPRLIVTIAPAVAKAAMESGVATRPITDFDAYKDKLTEFVYKTNLFMKPVFNQARKDPKRVVLTEGEEPRVLHATQELITLGLAKPVLIGRPGVIEMRLKKLGLQMEAGKDFEIVNNESDPRYKEYWNEYYAIMKRRGVTQEQAQRAVIGNSTVIGAIMVHRGEVDAMICGTIGDYHEHFSVVQQIFGYRDGVKAAGAMNALLLPSGNTFIADTYVNDDPTPEQLAEITVMAAETVRRFGIEPKVALLSHSNFGSSDSPAASKMRETLQLVRERAPELMIDGEMHGDAALVESIRNDRMPDSPLKGSANILIMPNVEAARISYNLLRVSSSEGVTVGPVLMGVAKPVHVLTPIASVRRIVNMVALAVVEAQTNPL; this is encoded by the coding sequence ATGGATGAACAACTAAAACAAAGCGCCCTCGATTTTCACGAGTTTCCGGTTCCAGGCAAAATTCAGGTTTCCCCGACCAAACCGCTGGCGACCCAGCGCGATCTGGCGCTCGCTTATTCGCCGGGCGTCGCCGCGCCGTGTCTTGAAATCGCCGCCGACCCGCTGGCTGCCCATAAATACACCGCGCGCGGCAACCTGGTGGCGGTGATCTCCAACGGCACCGCGGTGCTGGGGCTTGGCAATATCGGCGCGCTGGCCGGTAAGCCGGTGATGGAAGGCAAGGGCGTGCTGTTTAAGAAATTCGCGGGTATCGATGTGTTTGATATCGAAATCGACGAGCACGATCCGGATAAAGTGATCGACGTGGTGGCGGCGCTGGAGCCAACGTTCGGCGGCATTAACCTTGAAGATATCAAAGCGCCGGAATGCTTTTACATCGAGCAGAAACTGCGCGAGCGCATGAATATTCCGGTGTTCCATGACGATCAGCACGGCACCGCCATTATCTGTACCGCCGCGGTGTTAAACGGCCTGCGCGTGGTGCAGAAAAATATCTCTGACGTGCGGCTGGTGGTCTCCGGCGCGGGCGCGTCCGCCATCGCCTGTATGAACCTGCTGGTGGCGCTCGGCATGCAGAAGCACAACATTGTGGTGTGCGACTCGAAAGGCGTTATCTACAAAGGGCGCGAAGAGAATATGGCGGAAACCAAAGCCGCCTATGCCATTGATGACAATGGCAAGCGCACGCTTGGCGAGGTTATCGAAGGGGCGGATATTTTCCTCGGCTGCTCGGGCCCGAAAGTGCTGACGCAGGAGATGGTCAAACAGATGGCCGCGTCGCCGCTGATTCTGGCGCTCGCCAATCCGGAGCCGGAAATTATGCCGCCGCTCGCCAAAGAAGTGCGCCCGGACGCGATCATCTGTACCGGCCGCTCGGATTTCCCGAACCAGGTCAACAACGTGCTCTGCTTCCCGTTCATCTTCCGCGGCGCGCTGGACGTGGGCGCGACTGCCATTAACGAAGAGATGAAGCTCGCGGCAGTACACGCCATCGCCGAGCTGGCGCATGCCGAGCAGAGCGAGGTGGTCGCCTCGGCGTATGAGGACCAGGAGCTGTCGTTCGGCCCGGATTACATCATTCCAAAACCGTTCGACCCGCGTCTTATCGTCACCATCGCGCCGGCAGTGGCAAAAGCCGCGATGGAATCCGGCGTGGCCACCCGCCCGATTACGGATTTCGACGCGTATAAAGACAAACTCACGGAATTTGTCTACAAAACCAACCTGTTTATGAAGCCGGTCTTTAACCAGGCGCGTAAGGATCCGAAACGCGTGGTGCTGACCGAAGGCGAAGAGCCGCGTGTGCTGCACGCCACCCAGGAGCTGATCACGCTGGGTCTCGCGAAGCCGGTGCTGATTGGCCGACCAGGCGTTATTGAAATGCGCCTGAAAAAACTTGGTCTGCAAATGGAAGCCGGAAAAGATTTCGAGATTGTGAATAACGAATCGGACCCGCGCTACAAGGAGTACTGGAATGAGTACTACGCCATCATGAAGCGTCGCGGCGTTACGCAGGAGCAGGCCCAGCGCGCGGTCATCGGCAACAGTACGGTGATCGGGGCCATCATGGTGCATCGCGGTGAAGTGGATGCGATGATCTGCGGCACAATCGGTGATTATCATGAGCATTTCAGCGTGGTTCAGCAGATTTTCGGCTACCGTGACGGCGTGAAGGCCGCTGGCGCGATGAATGCGCTGCTGCTGCCGAGCGGCAACACCTTTATTGCCGACACCTATGTCAACGATGATCCGACGCCTGAACAGCTTGCCGAAATCACCGTGATGGCGGCGGAAACCGTGCGTCGTTTCGGGATCGAGCCGAAAGTGGCGCTGCTGTCGCACTCGAACTTTGGTTCATCGGATTCGCCCGCCGCCAGCAAAATGCGCGAGACGCTACAGCTTGTGCGCGAGCGCGCGCCGGAGCTGATGATAGACGGCGAGATGCATGGCGACGCCGCGCTGGTGGAGAGCATTCGTAACGACCGTATGCCGGACAGCCCGCTGAAAGGATCCGCGAATATCCTGATTATGCCGAACGTCGAAGCGGCGCGTATCAGTTACAACCTGCTGCGCGTTTCCAGCTCAGAAGGCGTGACCGTCGGGCCGGTGTTGATGGGCGTGGCGAAGCCGGTGCATGTGTTAACGCCTATCGCCTCCGTGCGCCGTATCGTGAATATGGTCGCGCTCGCGGTGGTCGAGGCGCAAACCAACCCGTTGTAA
- the fepC gene encoding iron-enterobactin ABC transporter ATP-binding protein has product MTTTSRLTGEALTLGYGDFRVAEGLNVAIPDGKFTAIIGPNGCGKSTLLRTLSRLMKPVAGQVRLDGDAIQRFATKEVARRIGLLSQNASAPGDITVQELVARGRYPHQPLFTRWREEDERAVQRAMAATGVTALADQSVDTLSGGQRQRAWIAMVLAQETSILLLDEPTTWLDISHQIELLELLSALNREQGYTLAAVLHDLNQACRYANHLIALRDGKIVAEGAPKEIVTPTLIEAIYGLRCMIIDDPVAGTPLVVPLGRR; this is encoded by the coding sequence ATGACCACGACGTCGCGCTTAACCGGTGAAGCGCTCACCCTCGGATATGGCGATTTCCGCGTGGCGGAAGGGCTGAACGTGGCCATTCCCGACGGAAAATTCACCGCGATTATTGGCCCGAACGGCTGCGGCAAATCAACGCTGCTGCGTACGCTGAGCCGTCTGATGAAGCCTGTCGCCGGGCAGGTGCGCCTTGACGGCGACGCTATCCAGCGTTTCGCCACCAAAGAGGTGGCAAGACGTATCGGCCTGCTGTCGCAGAACGCCAGCGCGCCGGGGGATATCACCGTTCAGGAGCTGGTGGCGCGCGGTCGCTATCCGCATCAGCCGCTGTTTACCCGCTGGCGCGAAGAGGACGAGCGCGCGGTGCAACGCGCAATGGCCGCAACCGGCGTAACCGCGCTTGCCGACCAGAGCGTCGATACGCTCTCCGGCGGGCAGCGCCAGCGCGCGTGGATTGCGATGGTGCTGGCGCAGGAGACATCGATTCTGCTGCTAGACGAGCCGACCACCTGGCTTGATATCAGCCATCAGATAGAGTTGCTGGAGCTGCTGAGCGCGCTGAACCGCGAGCAAGGGTATACGCTTGCCGCAGTGCTGCATGACCTGAACCAGGCGTGCCGTTACGCAAACCACCTGATTGCGCTGCGGGACGGAAAAATCGTGGCGGAAGGCGCGCCGAAGGAGATAGTGACGCCAACGCTTATCGAAGCGATTTACGGGCTGCGCTGCATGATTATTGACGATCCGGTGGCCGGAACGCCGCTGGTGGTGCCGCTCGGGCGGCGGTGA
- the fepG gene encoding iron-enterobactin ABC transporter permease, translating to MRPVSPRLWLCCLLALSLCAGLGVWALTQGAVTLTASQVVGALTGHAPRNVSLIVTEWRLPRVTMALLLGAALGVSGAIFQSLMRNPLGSPDVMGFNTGAWSGVLVAMVLAGQHQTAIAFSAVAGGMATAFIVWLLAWRNGIDTFRLIIIGIGVRAMLVAFNTWLLLQASLETALSAGLWNAGSLNGITWGKTVPAAPLLLLTLFASALLVRRMRLLEMGDDSACALGVSVERSRLLLMLTGVILTAGATAMAGPISFIALVAPHIARRVSGTARFGLTQAALCGALLLLGADLCAQYLFKPYQLPVGTVTVCLGGIYLIALLIQESRKR from the coding sequence ATGAGACCCGTTTCGCCCCGCTTATGGCTGTGTTGTCTGCTCGCGCTGAGCCTGTGCGCCGGGCTTGGCGTCTGGGCGCTGACGCAGGGCGCGGTGACGCTTACCGCTTCGCAGGTCGTCGGGGCGCTGACCGGCCATGCGCCGCGCAACGTCTCGCTTATTGTGACCGAATGGCGCCTGCCGCGCGTGACAATGGCGCTGCTGCTGGGCGCGGCGCTCGGCGTGAGCGGCGCGATTTTTCAGTCGCTGATGCGCAACCCCTTAGGCAGCCCCGACGTGATGGGCTTCAATACCGGCGCCTGGAGCGGCGTGCTGGTGGCGATGGTGCTGGCGGGCCAGCATCAGACGGCCATCGCGTTTTCCGCCGTCGCGGGCGGCATGGCAACCGCGTTTATCGTCTGGCTGCTCGCCTGGCGTAACGGCATTGATACCTTCCGCCTGATTATTATCGGCATCGGCGTGCGCGCGATGCTGGTGGCGTTTAATACCTGGCTTTTGTTGCAGGCGTCGCTTGAGACGGCGCTCTCGGCGGGCCTGTGGAACGCCGGTTCTCTGAATGGCATCACCTGGGGAAAAACCGTCCCCGCCGCCCCGCTGCTGCTGCTCACGCTGTTCGCGAGCGCGCTGCTGGTGCGCCGGATGCGGCTTTTAGAGATGGGTGATGACAGCGCCTGCGCGCTCGGGGTGTCGGTGGAGCGCTCGCGCCTGCTGCTGATGCTGACCGGCGTGATACTGACGGCAGGCGCGACGGCGATGGCCGGGCCGATCTCATTTATCGCGCTGGTGGCGCCGCATATCGCCCGCCGCGTCAGCGGCACCGCGCGTTTCGGACTCACCCAGGCGGCGCTGTGCGGCGCGCTGCTGCTGCTGGGCGCCGATCTCTGCGCGCAGTATCTGTTTAAACCGTACCAGTTGCCGGTGGGAACCGTCACCGTCTGTCTGGGCGGGATTTACCTCATCGCCTTGTTGATACAGGAGTCACGCAAGAGATGA
- the fepD gene encoding Fe(3+)-siderophore ABC transporter permease, whose product MSASRFSTRIAVLLCLFLLLLMMVALSLLAGAKSLPFSLVMNALTGPCRDADCTIVLDARLPRTLAGLVAGLSLGLAGALMQTLTRNPLADPGLLGVNSGASFAIVLGAALWGVSDPLEILMLALCGALLATLVVAFTGSAGGGQLSPVRLTLAGVALAAVLEGLSNGIALLNPVVYDQLRFWQAGSLDIRTLVTLKAIAPVVVLGAIIALLLSRGLNSLSMGSDTATALGSRVARTQVLGLIAITLLCASATAVVGPIAFIGLMMPHLARWLVGADHRWSLPVTLLATPSLLLLADIIGRLIVPGELRVSVMSAFIGAPALIYLVRQRRGGVSL is encoded by the coding sequence ATGTCGGCCTCGCGCTTTTCCACCAGGATAGCTGTCCTGTTGTGTCTCTTTTTGCTGCTGCTGATGATGGTCGCCCTCAGTCTTCTGGCGGGCGCCAAATCCCTGCCCTTCTCTCTCGTGATGAACGCGCTCACCGGCCCCTGCCGCGACGCGGACTGCACCATCGTGCTTGACGCGCGTCTGCCGCGCACCCTCGCGGGCCTGGTCGCCGGGCTGTCGCTCGGGCTCGCTGGCGCGCTGATGCAAACCCTGACCCGCAATCCGCTGGCTGACCCCGGCCTGCTCGGCGTGAATTCCGGCGCCAGTTTCGCCATTGTTCTCGGCGCGGCGTTGTGGGGGGTGAGCGATCCGCTGGAGATCCTGATGCTGGCGCTGTGCGGCGCGCTGCTGGCGACGCTGGTGGTGGCCTTTACCGGCAGCGCAGGCGGCGGCCAGCTAAGCCCGGTACGCCTGACGCTTGCGGGCGTGGCGCTGGCGGCGGTGCTGGAAGGGCTGTCAAACGGCATTGCGCTGTTAAACCCGGTCGTTTATGACCAGCTACGCTTCTGGCAGGCGGGCTCGCTCGATATCCGTACGCTGGTCACCCTGAAGGCCATCGCACCGGTTGTTGTGCTGGGGGCGATTATCGCGCTGCTGCTAAGCCGCGGCCTCAACAGCCTGAGCATGGGCAGCGACACCGCCACGGCGCTCGGCAGCCGGGTGGCGCGCACGCAGGTACTCGGGCTTATCGCCATTACGCTGCTGTGCGCCAGCGCCACCGCCGTGGTCGGCCCCATCGCCTTTATCGGTCTGATGATGCCGCATCTGGCGCGCTGGCTGGTGGGCGCGGATCACCGCTGGTCGCTGCCGGTGACGCTGCTCGCCACCCCCTCGCTACTGCTGCTGGCGGATATTATTGGCCGCCTGATTGTGCCGGGCGAACTGCGGGTGTCGGTGATGAGCGCGTTTATCGGCGCGCCGGCGCTGATTTATCTGGTGCGCCAGCGGCGCGGCGGAGTGTCGCTATGA
- the entS gene encoding enterobactin transporter EntS, translating into MNRHSLLLNLSLLKTHPAYRAVFLARFISILGLGLLGVAVPVQIQTLTGSTFQVGLAVTLTGAAMFIGLMTGGVLADRHERKKLILLARSTCGVGFIGLWVNAMLPAPSVTAIYLLGVWDGFFGAIGVTALLAATPAIVGRENLMQAGAITMLTVRLGSVISPLLGGMLLAWGGVAWNYALAALGTFLTLLPLLTLPALPAPQMQRQHPLRALADGLRFLIASPIVGGVALTGALLTMASAVRVLYPALANHWQMASGEIGVLYAAVPLGAALGALTSGGLAHSPHPGRTMLIASVLALAAVGVFSLMPWWPLAFFCLTLFGYLSGISSLIQYQLIQTQTPDHMLGRINGLWTAQNVTGDAIGAALLGSVGALLSPVSAASAGGLGLAVIAIVLTMLFGELRRLRQTPPQPAQA; encoded by the coding sequence ATGAACCGACATTCGCTGCTGCTTAATCTCTCGTTATTGAAAACGCATCCTGCTTATCGCGCCGTTTTTCTGGCGCGTTTTATCTCCATTCTCGGTCTCGGCCTGCTCGGCGTGGCGGTACCGGTACAGATCCAGACGCTCACCGGCTCGACGTTTCAGGTTGGTCTCGCAGTGACGCTCACGGGGGCGGCGATGTTTATCGGACTGATGACCGGCGGCGTGCTGGCCGACCGCCACGAGCGTAAAAAACTCATTCTGCTGGCGCGCTCCACCTGCGGGGTCGGGTTTATCGGGTTGTGGGTAAACGCCATGCTGCCCGCGCCCTCGGTCACTGCCATCTATCTGCTCGGGGTGTGGGACGGCTTTTTTGGGGCTATCGGCGTGACGGCGTTGCTGGCGGCGACGCCCGCCATCGTCGGACGTGAAAACCTGATGCAGGCGGGGGCCATCACGATGCTCACAGTGCGGCTCGGGTCGGTGATTTCGCCGCTGCTCGGCGGGATGCTGCTCGCCTGGGGCGGGGTGGCGTGGAACTATGCGCTGGCCGCGCTCGGCACATTTCTTACACTGCTGCCGCTGCTTACGCTCCCGGCGCTGCCCGCGCCGCAGATGCAGCGCCAGCACCCGTTGCGCGCGCTGGCGGACGGCCTGCGTTTTCTTATTGCAAGCCCGATTGTCGGCGGCGTCGCGCTTACTGGCGCGCTGTTGACGATGGCGAGCGCGGTGCGCGTGCTTTATCCCGCGCTTGCGAACCACTGGCAGATGGCGAGCGGCGAAATCGGCGTGCTTTACGCTGCTGTACCGCTCGGCGCGGCGCTGGGCGCGCTTACCAGCGGCGGGCTTGCGCATTCGCCGCACCCCGGCCGCACGATGCTTATCGCCTCGGTGCTGGCGCTGGCGGCGGTCGGCGTGTTCAGCCTGATGCCCTGGTGGCCGCTGGCGTTCTTCTGCCTGACGCTGTTCGGCTACCTGAGCGGCATCAGCTCGCTGATCCAGTACCAGCTTATCCAGACCCAGACGCCGGATCACATGCTCGGGCGTATTAACGGGCTGTGGACGGCGCAAAACGTCACGGGCGACGCCATCGGCGCGGCGCTGCTGGGCAGCGTTGGCGCGCTGCTCTCGCCAGTCAGTGCCGCGAGCGCGGGGGGCCTGGGGCTCGCGGTGATTGCTATCGTCCTGACGATGCTCTTCGGCGAGCTGCGACGTCTGCGCCAGACGCCGCCGCAACCGGCGCAGGCATAA
- the fepB gene encoding Fe2+-enterobactin ABC transporter substrate-binding protein, which produces MRSTLAASLLVLGISSVSQAADWPRQITDSRGVQTLEKAPQRIVSTSVTLTGSLLAIDAPVVASGATSPGNRVADDQGFLRQWGEVAKARHVGRLYIGEPNAEAVAAQMPDLILVSATGGDSALALYEQLSAIAPTLVINYDDKSWQQLLTQLGEITGHEKQAAARIAQFDKQLAQAKTHMALPPQPVSALVYNPAAHGANLWTADSAQGKLLGQLGFTLAPPPATHGLTSMGKRHDIIQLGGETLAGGLNGETLLLFAGDEKDAAALMRDPLLAHLPAVQHKRVYALGTETFRLDYYSASLLLKRLEILFKA; this is translated from the coding sequence CTGCGCTCCACGCTCGCCGCCAGCCTGCTGGTTTTAGGAATTTCCTCAGTTTCACAGGCGGCAGACTGGCCGCGCCAGATAACCGACAGCCGCGGCGTGCAGACGCTCGAAAAAGCGCCGCAGCGCATCGTCTCCACCAGCGTCACCCTGACCGGCTCGCTGCTGGCGATTGACGCGCCGGTCGTGGCGAGTGGCGCCACCTCGCCGGGCAACCGCGTCGCTGACGATCAGGGTTTCCTGCGCCAGTGGGGCGAGGTGGCGAAAGCGCGTCACGTCGGGAGGCTGTACATCGGCGAGCCGAACGCCGAAGCCGTGGCCGCGCAGATGCCGGATCTCATTCTGGTCAGCGCCACCGGCGGCGATTCCGCGCTGGCGCTGTACGAGCAATTGTCCGCCATCGCGCCGACGCTGGTGATTAATTACGACGACAAAAGCTGGCAGCAACTCCTGACCCAGCTCGGTGAAATCACCGGTCACGAGAAACAGGCGGCCGCGCGCATCGCGCAGTTTGATAAGCAGCTCGCGCAGGCGAAAACGCACATGGCGCTGCCGCCGCAGCCGGTAAGCGCGCTGGTTTATAACCCGGCGGCGCACGGCGCGAATCTCTGGACCGCCGACTCCGCGCAGGGGAAACTGCTCGGCCAGCTCGGCTTTACGCTCGCGCCGCCGCCCGCCACGCATGGCCTGACCAGCATGGGCAAACGCCACGATATTATTCAGCTCGGCGGAGAAACGCTGGCCGGGGGGCTTAACGGCGAGACGCTGCTGCTGTTCGCTGGCGATGAAAAAGACGCCGCCGCGCTGATGCGCGATCCGCTGCTGGCCCACCTTCCTGCGGTGCAACATAAACGGGTATACGCGCTTGGCACCGAAACGTTCCGTCTCGATTATTACAGCGCCAGCCTGCTGCTCAAGAGGCTGGAAATTCTGTTTAAAGCGTAA